One Pichia kudriavzevii chromosome 3, complete sequence genomic window carries:
- a CDS encoding uncharacterized protein (PKUD0C00640; similar to Saccharomyces cerevisiae YNL191W (DUG3); ancestral locus Anc_2.60), giving the protein MCRFLIYKGKDPMTLSNLLTKPQHSIINQSYDSRLRIDAQPVNGDGFGVGYYTLDGGRGDRAPCLYKAITPAWNNLNLQRISEKTRSKLIFAHVRASTYGVLSETNCHPFTYENIMFMHNGGISNFDKIKLRLINFIDEKFFLQIKGSTDSECCFALLLHCLKVNGFDPDSGELCDLKILRQSVVDTIQHIKNWVKEVSNDPSLLNFAVTDGENIVVSRYVTSRTDEAASLYFSTGSNFVEFAPGRFKMERMNKSQNLVMVASEPLTFERNDWLSVPTNSTISISKLNVLLHPILDEYYSPDPTQSRSFDYASSKGMIGSYPTEQDTYNEVPPLEREGRAVPTH; this is encoded by the coding sequence ATGTGTCGTTTTCTAATCTACAAGGGTAAAGACCCTATGACGTTGTCCAATCTGCTCACAAAGCCGCAGCACTCGATTATCAACCAGTCGTACGACTCTCGATTGAGGATTGATGCGCAGCCGGTGAATGGAGACGGGTTTGGAGTTGGATATTATACTTTGGATGGAGGGAGAGGAGACAGAGCACCGTGTCTTTATAAGGCCATCACGCCTGCATGGAACAACCTAAACTTACAAAGGATCAGTGAGAAGACCCGAAGCAAGCTTATATTTGCGCATGTTCGTGCGTCCACGTACGGTGTCTTGAGTGAAACCAACTGCCATCCCTTTACATACGAGAACATTATGTTTATGCACAATGGCGGAATATCCAATTTTGACAAGATCAAATTACGACTGATCAACTTTATAGATGAGAAGTTCTTTTTACAGATCAAGGGATCCACCGACAGTGAATGCTGCTTTGCTCTTCTACTCCATTGTCTCAAGGTGAATGGGTTTGATCCCGACAGTGGAGAGCTGTgtgatttgaaaatcttgaGACAGTCTGTCGTTGATACTATTCAGCACATCAAGAACTGGGTGAAGGAGGTCAGCAATGACCCTTCCTTATTGAATTTTGCCGTTACAGATGGTGAAAACATTGTTGTATCTAGGTACGTGACGTCCAGAACTGACGAGGCTGCCTCTCTCTACTTCTCCACGGGGTCCAACTTTGTCGAGTTTGCACCAGGGAGGTTCAAGATGGAGAGGATGAACAAGTCCCAGAACTTGGTGATGGTGGCCAGTGAGCCCTTGACTTTTGAACGTAACGACTGGTTGTCGGTCCCCACCAATTCCACAATCTCCATCAGCAAGTTGAATGTCTTGCTGCATCCAATTCTCGATGAGTACTATTCTCCAGACCCTACGCAGTCTCGGTCATTCGACTACGCTTCATCCAAGGGCATGATTGGCTCCTATCCAACCGAACAGGACACGTACAACGAGGTGCCGCCTCTTGAACGGGAGGGCCGAGCTGTGCCTACACACTGA
- a CDS encoding uncharacterized protein (PKUD0C00680; similar to Saccharomyces cerevisiae YLL026W (HSP104); ancestral locus Anc_4.32) — MSFPLDLELPWVEKYRPVTLDEVVGNKETIRALKRMAIDGNLPHLIISGMPGIGKTTAVLCLARELFDGDVKVMREAVLELNASDDRGIEVVRNMIKTFAQKKVNLRHNRHKIVILDEADSITASAQQALRRTMEIYSNSTRFVFSCNQSSKIIEPLQSRCSILRFNKLNDEDVLANLNRIIKGEKIETVTDDGLSALIFTSDGDMRQAVNNLQSVYYGFHMVNSENVFKIVDTPNPLLVRRMLQQALLGDIDGALAVLQGLWGKGYSAVDIVNVCFRVSKTLDIANNTNSSTNSNNKIDHESVLSVLRLVGECQLRLVEGVSTYLQLAALMARLSEISN, encoded by the coding sequence ATGAGTTTCCCCTTAGATCTTGAGCTGCCCTGGGTGGAGAAGTACCGTCCAGTGACGTTGGACGAAGTTGTTGGGAACAAGGAGACGATTAGGGCGTTGAAGAGGATGGCCATTGACGGGAACCTACCGCATCTCATCATCAGCGGGATGCCAGGGATTGGCAAGACGACTGCGGTGCTGTGTCTTGCGAGGGAGCTGTTTGATGGGGATGTGAAGGTGATGAGGGAGGCCGTGCTAGAATTGAATGCTAGTGATGACAGAGGGATTGAAGTTGTTCGAAACATGATCAAGACTTTTGCTCAAAAGAAGGTCAACCTAAGACATAACCGACACAAGATTGTCATATTAGATGAGGCAGATTCAATTACTGCCAGTGCACAACAGGCATTGAGACGAACCATGGAGATCTATTCCAATAGCACCAGGTTTGTCTTCTCGTGTAATCAATCCAGCAAGATCATCGAGCCATTACAATCGAGATGTTCCATTTTACGCTTTAACAAGCTCAACGACGAGGATGTTCTAGCCAATTTGAACCGTATCATTAAGGGGGAGAAAATAGAGACAGTTACAGATGATGGGTTGAGTGCCTTAATCTTCACCAGTGATGGAGACATGCGCCAGGCAGTCAACAATCTACAGAGCGTCTACTATGGGTTCCATATGGTGAACTCGGAGAATGTCTTTAAGATTGTCGATACTCCCAATCCTTTGCTTGTGCGTCGCATGTTACAACAGGCACTCTTGGGGGACATTGACGGCGCTTTAGCAGTACTACAAGGGCTATGGGGGAAAGGGTACTCTGCAGTGGACATTGTCAATGTGTGTTTCCGTGTGAGCAAGACCCTAGATATTGCCAATAATACTAATAGTAGTACTAATAGTAATAACAAGATAGATCATGAGAGTGTATTATCTGTTTTGAGGTTAGTTGGAGAGTGTCAGTTGCGTTTAGTTGAGGGCGTTTCAACGTATTTGCAGCTTGCGGCGTTGATGGCGCGACTTTCAGAGATTTCTAATTAG
- a CDS encoding uncharacterized protein (PKUD0C00650; similar to Saccharomyces cerevisiae YDL217C (TIM22); ancestral locus Anc_2.65) translates to MNNPFLPPPEKPLSEMTPEEQGEAGARQIMAFVSSCPGKALLAGGSGFVLGGAFGFFMASMQYDSPAGLGMTGSAAAIAQEQYLKLPLREQMKIQFRDVWSRTKSSARNFGYIGLIFSGVECCIEGMRGKSDLYNGAAAGCITGGGLAIKSGPEAMLIGCAGFAAFSTAIDMYMRSENGEPPKNDYND, encoded by the coding sequence ATGAACAATCCGTTTCTACCACCGCCAGAGAAACCACTCAGTGAAATGACGCCCGAGGAGCAGGGCGAAGCAGGGGCACGTCAGATCATGGCATTTGTGTCGTCGTGTCCTGGAAAGGCCCTTCTTGCCGGTGGGTCAGGGTTTGTGTTGGGTGGTGCCTTTGGGTTCTTTATGGCGTCGATGCAGTACGACTCGCCTGCCGGGCTTGGCATGACAGGGTCTGCGGCTGCCATTGCACAGGAACAGTACCTCAAGCTCCCGCTACGGGAGCAGATGAAGATCCAGTTCAGGGACGTGTGGAGCAGGACCAAGTCGAGTGCCCGGAACTTTGGGTACATTGGTCTCATCTTCTCCGGTGTGGAGTGCTGTATTGAGGGCATGAGGGGGAAATCTGATCTCTACAACGGAGCTGCTGCAGGATGCATAACGGGCGGTGGGTTGGCCATCAAGAGTGGGCCGGAGGCCATGTTGATTGGATGTGCTGGGTTTGCAGCCTTCTCCACGGCGATTGACATGTACATGAGAAGTGAGAATGGCGAACCACCAAAGAACGACTACAACGATTAA
- a CDS encoding uncharacterized protein (PKUD0C00630): protein MSFELPHQTLLPSIGSVTGEMEIPLSPETVEEVQAEVTNENIGESIENILEASNEPLPKDVGEINVCGHLRFDEEMPPDEETQTNTIFNALMYDIVEFPSKGVDGRRGGGEEEEEEEEEGHVLKKRNPPKSIVFDTCSTNLDISKFQTTLLSQHPDFRFSCHSRTLMVAFNDDPASVNALNWTVQEMCNDNDIVIILHVVPLNTVIKNGVGKHRDYCNKLLKRMRNLNTKNRHIKLVVEIRIGAVEFTIARGFRDFDPNFLIMGTKGLKKTKLTSFLNDNTSLTKHFLDNGRMPVIVINPEYIPSTATYTNINEKTFVDKLKSYSPDIERPGSSQRIKLERSSSSSSIGGGSRTPRFLRLTSRSSSRTSLNSLGIATPASSTDTSPERPSNTRTSNRSRALSPFRFFHRH from the coding sequence atGTCCTTTGAACTGCCACATCAGACGCTGCTGCCGTCGATAGGCTCTGTGACGGGGGAAATGGAAATCCCGTTGAGTCCAGAAACCGTAGAGGAGGTGCAAGCGGAAGTGACCAACGAAAACATTGGTGAATCGATTGAGAACATCTTAGAGGCTAGCAACGAGCCGTTGCCCAAGGACGTGGGTGAGATCAACGTGTGTGGGCATCTCCGGTTTGACGAGGAAATGCCCCCCGATGAGGAGACACAGACAAATACCATATTTAACGCCTTGATGTACGATATCGTGGAGTTCCCCAGTAAAGGGGTTGATGGAAGACgaggaggaggagaagaagaagaagaagaagaagaagaaggacaTGTGTTGAAGAAACGGAACCCGCCGAAATCTATTGTGTTTGATACATGTAGCACCAACCTGGACATCTCAAAGTTTCAGACAACTTTGCTCTCCCAGCATCCCGATTTCAGGTTTTCTTGTCACTCGAGGACGTTGATGGTGGCCTTCAATGACGACCCGGCGTCGGTGAACGCCCTGAACTGGACAGTGCAAGAAATGTGCAATGATAACGACATTGTGATCATCTTACACGTGGTGCCCTTGAACACCGTCATCAAGAACGGCGTGGGCAAACACAGGGACTACTGTAACAAGCTCTTGAAGAGGATGAGGAACCTCAATACGAAGAATAGACACATCAAGTTGGTTGTGGAAATCAGAATAGGGGCAGTGGAGTTTACAATTGCACGGGGGTTCCGTGACTTTGATCCCAATTTCCTCATTATGGGCACCAAGGGcttgaagaagacaaaGCTAACGAGTTTCTTGAATGACAATACCTCCCTTACAAAGCATTTTCTGGACAATGGACGCATGCCCGTCATTGTCATCAATCCAGAATATATACCCTCAACAGCGACATATACCAACATCAACGAGAAGACCTTTGTTGATAAGCTGAAGTCATACAGCCCCGACATTGAGCGTCCAGGTTCGTCACAGCGGATCAAGTTGGAAAGGTCCTCCAGCAGTAGCTCCATTGGAGGAGGCTCCCGGACCCCAAGATTCTTGAGACTTACCTCACGTTCATCTTCACGTACAAGCTTGAACTCTCTTGGAATAGCCACGCCGGCATCCTCTACAGACACTTCTCCAGAGAGACCCAGCAATACCAGAACCAGCAACCGATCCAGGGCTCTTTCCCCGTTCAGGTTTTTCCACAGACACTGA
- a CDS encoding uncharacterized protein (PKUD0C00660; similar to Saccharomyces cerevisiae YLL024C (SSA2); ancestral locus Anc_4.35), whose translation MLANVSKNIKATPKKFVRYNSNKVQGTVIGIDLGTTNSAVAVMEGKTPKIIENAEGSRTTPSVVAFTKDGERLVGIPAKRQAVVNPENTLFATKRLIGRRFEDAEVQRDIKEVPYKIVKHTNGDAWVEARGERYSPAQVGGFVLNKMKETAEAYLGKPVKDAVVTVPAYFNDSQRQATKDAGAIVGLNVARVVNEPTAAALAYGLEKDDSKVVAVFDLGGGTFDISILDIDNGVFEVKSTNGDTHLGGEDFDIALVRYIVEEFKKESNIDLNGDRMAIQRIREASEKAKIELSSALSTEISLPFITADATGPKHINLKMTRSQLEKLVEPLIKKTFEPCKKALKDANLNASEVGEVILVGGMSRMPKVIETVKEIFGKEPSKAVNPDEAVAIGAAIQGAVLSGEVKDVLLLDVTPLSLGIETLGGVFTRLIPRNTTIPTKKSQVFSTAADGQTSVEIRVFQGERELVRDNKLIGNFTLAGIPPAPKGVPQIEVTFDIDADGIINVSAKDKASGKDSSITVAGSSGLTDSEIEKMVNDAEKFKDQDKARKEAIEQTNKADQLCNDTEKSLTEFGDKLDKTDAEVVKKLISELRELVVKVNGGETVEVADIKTKYDELQQSSLKLFEKMYKNQSSEDSSNTDSKN comes from the exons ATGTTAGCCAACGTCTCCAAGAACATCAAAGCA ACTCCAAAGAAGTTTGTTAGATACAACTCTAACAAGGTGCAAGGTACCGTTATTGGTATCGATTTAGGTACTACCAACTCTGCCGTTGCAGTGATGGAAGGTAAGACCCCAaagattattgaaaatgcgGAAGGTTCAAGAACTACTCCTTCTGTTGTTGCCTTCACCAAGGATGGCGAAAGATTAGTTGGTATTCCAGCAAAGAGACAAGCTGTTGTTAATCCTGAAAACACCCTCTTTGCTACCAAGAGATTGATTGGtagaagatttgaagatgctGAAGTTCAACGTGACATTAAGGAGGTTCCTTACAAGATTGTCAAGCATACCAATGGTGATGCTTGGGTTGAAGCTAGAGGTGAAAGATATTCTCCAGCTCAAGTTGGTGGGTTTGTtttaaataaaatgaaGGAAACTGCAGAAGCTTATCTTGGTAAGCCAGTTAAAGATGCAGTTGTTACTGTTCCAGCttatttcaatgattcaCAAAGACAAGCAACCAAGGATGCAGGTGCAATTGTTGGTTTAAATGTTGCAAGAGTTGTCAATGAACCAACTGCAGCAGCATTAGCCTATGGTTTAGAGAAGGATGATTCTAaagttgttgctgttttcGATTTAGGTGGTGGTACTTTTgatatttcaattttagatattgataatggTGTTTTCGAAGTTAAATCTACTAATGGTGATACCCATTTAGGTggtgaagattttgatattgcaTTAGTTAGAtatattgttgaagaatttaaaaaGGAATCCAACATTGATTTGAATGGTGATAGAATGgcaattcaaagaattagaGAAGCTTCTGAAAAGGCGAAAATTGAATTATCTTCTGCACTTTCAACTGAGATTTCCTTACCATTTATTACTGCAGATGCAACTGGTCCAAAACATATCAACTTAAAGATGACTAGATCTCAATTGGAAAAGTTGGTTGAACCATTAATTAAAAAGACTTTTGAACCTTGTAAGAAGGCATTAAAGGATGCTAACTTGAATGCATCTGAAGTTGGTGAAGTTATTCTGGTTGGTGGTATGTCAAGAATGCcaaaagttattgaaaCTGTTAAGGAGATTTTCGGTAAAGAACCTTCCAAAGCTGTCAATCCAGATGAAGCTGTTGCTATTGGTGCAGCAATTCAAGGTGCAGTTTTATCAGGTGAAGTTAAGGATGTTTTATTATTGGATGTTACACCATTATCTTTAGGTATTGAAACTTTAGGTGGTGTTTTCACAAGATTGATTCCAAGAAATACAACTATtccaacaaagaaatcCCAAGTTTTCTCAACTGCTGCAGATGGTCAAACATCTGTTGAAATTAGAGTCTTTCAAGGTGAAAGAGAATTAGTTAGAGATAATAAATTGATTGGTAATTTCACACTTGCAGGTATTCCACCAGCTCCAAAGGGTGTTCCACAAATTGAAGTTAcctttgatattgatgcaGATGGTATTATCAATGTTTCTGCTAAAGATAAGGCATCTGGTAAGGATTCTTCTATTACTGTTGCAGGTTCTTCTGGTTTGACTGATTCTGAAATCGAGAAGATGGTCAATGATGCAGAAAAATTCAAGGATCAAGATAAGGCAAGAAAGGAAGCCATTGAACAAACCAACAAGGCTGATCAATTATGTAATGATACCGAGAAATCCTTGACTGAATTTGGTGATAAGTTGGATAAGACTGATGCAGAAGTAGTCAAGAAGCTCATTTCCGAATTGAGAGAATTGGTTGTTAAGGTTAATGGTGGTGAAACCGTTGAAGTTGCCGACATTAAGACCAAGTATGATGAATTACAACAATCCTCCTTGAagttatttgaaaagatgTACAAGAATCAAAGTTCTGAAGACTCTTCAAACACCGACTCAAAGAATTAA
- a CDS encoding uncharacterized protein (PKUD0C00620; similar to Saccharomyces cerevisiae YDL219W (DTD1); ancestral locus Anc_2.59) encodes MRVVIQRVKQASVTVDNAVVSEIKKGLCLLVGITQEDTDEDVAKLANKVLKLRLFEDTAQEAGTNTEWVGKPWMKSVTDIGGEVLSVSQFTLYGNIKKGTKPDFHRAQKGQLAMDLYNSFLGELRKGLGEAKVKDGQFGAMMDVGIVNDGPVTIVYDTKE; translated from the coding sequence ATGAGAGTCGTTATTCAAAGGGTGAAACAGGCCAGCGTTACAGTTGACAATGCCGTTGTCTCTGAAATCAAGAAAGGGTTGTGTCTGTTGGTTGGCATTACGCAGGAGGATACTGACGAAGACGTGGCCAAACTAGCCAACAAGGTCTTGAAGCTCCGGTTGTTTGAGGACACTGCACAAGAGGCAGGGACGAACACCGAGTGGGTTGGCAAGCCGTGGATGAAGAGTGTCACTGACATTGGTGGTGAAGTTTTGTCTGTTTCGCAGTTCACGCTGTACGGTAACATCAAGAAGGGTACCAAGCCGGACTTCCACAGAGCACAGAAGGGCCAGCTGGCGATGGATCTGTACAACTCCTTCCTGGGGGAGTTGCGGAAAGGTCTCGGGGAGGCTAAAGTGAAGGACGGCCAGTTTGGTGCGATGATGGACGTTGGCATAGTCAACGATGGTCCGGTGACCATTGTCTACGATACCAAGGAATAG
- a CDS encoding uncharacterized protein (PKUD0C00610) translates to MHIVFNIEWNRPFVPGVHRYHHKYSVRAVNPITNVLNTAYSIFGTTQFVEAKNANYEGFVDSDLRFRAYTILQRQVYMIMRWSILRYALDNPLKINFLNARVFNLTPDNFVPSLEDIDSYLKCPRFLWRFSWQNYTECIEAMECKETDFKYLDFRLSYQDGSCINAFARGKHTKLTNSFKKRLHVDNINMSHYDLNKIDKMDKVYFNFQLTKFEKLEYLYSDDYMMFEMDGKTTYEEFTHLILTGQCHRYNSKILEEKVKFDNEKHQIKKRIIKAQSNKPLIEALKNTIRTFHSERGYYNKDPSDELSFFYESGKQYKIVMKLIKMIDNQDTMNRDLFEELFNQVDISIYNFYGSTDDDLSMLAKRTYFRVINKHKSKVIISNRLYSVSTWTHQALMSDAIHPFSFYKFLNTYVSAKCCADFDKLFNHIDDAYRFGWSFPKKNISYKEAFQFYAEHIPQKYLTECYSNRLNNKNWLLVIRSLQTESNIKFKIQNRVNTVRKCKVELIKDEEVDIEFEKIIGKAMQDVVKSIYSECFVRYKGDQKDPARMRVFTSKILKDTMKKLVSVTPSEVKINIGRFEGDSIVGRVTDIVPITNNRPTHGESERPADGVTIRKMEWLFKKFEGHLEQLVQRHIVAVPESRIPDKYKLEGFEQASNLSSASLPSTITFFVAMAIETPDKIEMLRIIRKCSCEVKSAYESITKRKFIEAPDNVKKEFSRYYNVILSCVFQGMKTDRYNKYHRISKTRFGKLVIATLNQAKNWNVEETPLLIEGQIKIDQVNTIHKDRRNANVIVAAPGNKVLSDIPLLLPPIDSTDKQILSDTPSQIVESSNHIWTSDLTVVNTSPPDVVPSTNNATSQINSPAILFDANAPSKNILVDSSSDGALQVRNSQPPLVLSPALQSLLFPKYLDYFATFTYSNLHEVTSADSKRLCQVRDLKLFRMETLCEGRYTGVATSKVIKDNHGTNYFDLILHLCDYASARRYLHGKISLKDVKVMPVDRTQRYFIKQWDDRFRAQYPIASSAIVESWETFTYPREVYHTILHDRKLWPFDKDIRIIPFEWHIFRPTNATNENISTYLEFYDLKYGNGKCPCWRLYRSLVDKIQQESTIHAKFVHAWARDRHLRELCNAAIYSDLFNDAGYELGDHPEDLTWPSSGEYDLLNGKVFDFFFKKTMT, encoded by the coding sequence atgCATATTGTATTCAATATCGAATGGAATAGGCCATTTGTTCCAGGTGTTCATCGGTATCACCATAAATACTCAGTCAGAGCTGTAAACCCCATTACCAATGTTTTAAATACTGCCTACAGTATTTTTGGTACAACACAGTTTGTTGAAGCTAAAAACGCAAACTATGAGGGTTTTGTCGACTCCGATTTGAGGTTTAGGGCTTATActattcttcaaagacaagTTTATATGATTATGAGATGGTCCATTCTTAGGTATGCACTTGATAATCCAttgaaaatcaactttCTTAACGCACGGGTTTTCAATCTTACTCCAGACAATTTTGTCCCCTCCCTTGAGGACATTGACAGTTATCTGAAATGCCCAAGATTCTTATGGAGGTTTTCTTGGCAAAATTATACGGAATGTATCGAAGCTATGGAATGTAAGGAAACGGATTTCAAGTATCTCGATTTCCGGCTGTCCTATCAAGATGGTTCTTGCATTAACGCCTTTGCTAGAGGTAAACATACCAAGCTTACTAATAGTTTCAAAAAGAGGCTGCATGTCGATAATATCAATATGTCCCATTATGAtttaaataaaattgacaaaATGGATAAAGTGTATTTTAATTTCCAATTGACAaagtttgagaaattggaaTATCTCTATTCTGATGATTATATGATGTTTGAGATGGATGGTAAAACAACTTATGAAGAGTTTACTCATTTAATCTTAACTGGCCAATGTCATAGatacaattcaaaaattcttgaagaaaaggttaaatttgataatgagAAACACcagataaagaaaagaattaTAAAAGCTCAAAGCAACAAACCTTTAATTGAAGCtttaaaaaatacaattaGAACATTCCACTCTGAAAGGGGCTACTACAATAAAGATCCCAGTGATGAATTATCTTTCTTTTATGAAAGCGGCAAACAGTACAAAATAGTTATGAAGTTAATCAAAATGATTGATAATCAAGATACAATGAATagagatttatttgaagaattattTAATCAAGTTGATATTTCTATATATAATTTTTATGGTAGtactgatgatgatttgtCAATGCTAGCTAAAAGAACTTATTTCAGAGTTATCAACAAGCATAAATCTAAGGTAATTATTAGCAATCGGTTATATTCGGTTTCTACATGGACTCATCAAGCCTTGATGTCAGATGCCATACATCCCTTTTCATTTTACAAATTCTTGAACACTTATGTGAGTGCAAAATGTTGTGCcgattttgataaattgtTTAACCACATTGATGATGCATATAGGTTTGGTTGGTCATTCCCCAAGAAGAATATCAGTTATAAAGAGgcttttcaattttatgCTGAACATATTCCGCAAAAATATTTGACTGAGTGTTATAGTAATAGATTAAACAATAAGAATTGGCTTTTAGTTATCAGGTCATTGCAAACGGAATCTAACATAAAGTTTAAGATCCAAAATAGAGTAAATACAGTCAGAAAATGCAAAGTTGAATTGATTAAAGACGAAGAAGTTGACATTGAATTCGAGAAAATTATTGGTAAAGCAATGCAAGATGTAGTTAAAAGTATCTATTCGGAGTGTTTTGTTCGGTATAAAGGTGATCAAAAGGATCCGGCTAGAATGCGTGTCTTCACTTCCAAGATTCTAAAAGATACTATGAAAAAGTTGGTCTCTGTTACGCCTTCTGAAGTTAAAATAAATATTGGTAGATTCGAAGGTGATTCGATCGTAGGACGGGTTACAGATATTGTTCCTATAACCAACAACCGTCCTACACACGGCGAATCTGAGAGACCTGCTGATGGTGTCACAATTAGAAAAATGGAATGGTTATTCAAGAAGTTTGAAGGTCATCTAGAACAGCTGGTTCAACGTCATATTGTTGCCGTACCTGAATCCCGTATTCCGGATAAATATAAATTAGAAGGCTTTGAACAAGCTTCAAATTTAAGCTCGGCTTCTTTACCAAGCACTATAACTTTCTTTGTTGCGATGGCTATTGAAACTCctgataaaattgaaatgttGAGGATAATCAGAAAATGTTCATGTGAGGTCAAAAGTGCTTATGAAAGCATAACTAAACGCAAATTTATCGAGGCTCCTGATAATGTTAAAAAGGAGTTTTCCAGATACTACAATGTTATTCtttcttgtgtttttcAGGGAATGAAAACAGATAGGTATAACAAATACCATAGAATCAGTAAAACAAGGTTTGGCAAATTAGTCATTGCTACTTTGAATCAGGCAAAAAATTGGAACGTTGAAGAAACACCACTTTTGATTGAAGgtcaaataaaaatagaTCAAGTTAATACTATACACAAGGATAGAAGAAACGCAAATGTAATTGTTGCTGCACCAGGAAACAAAGTTCTCTCGGACATTCCCTTACTTCTTCCTCCCATTGACTCAACTGATAAGCAAATCCTTTCTGATACTCCCTCacaaattgttgaaagttCCAATCACATTTGGACTTCCGATCTAACTGTTGTCAATACTTCACCACCTGATGTCGTTCCGTCAACTAATAATGCTACTTCTCAAATCAATAGTCCCGCTATTCTTTTTGATGCAAATGCTCCATCAAAGAATATTCTTGTTGATTCCAGTAGTGATGGGGCACTTCAAGTTCGCAACAGTCAACCTCCATTGGTACTTTCACCTGCTCTCCAATCACTCCTCTTTCCAAAGTACCTAGATTATTTTGCAACCTTTACCTATTCCAATCTTCATGAAGTAACCTCAGCTGATTCCAAGAGGCTTTGCCAAGTCCGTGATCTGAAACTTTTCAGGATGGAAACACTGTGCGAAGGTCGTTACACTGGTGTTGCGACTTCAAAAGTTATCAAAGACAATCATGGAACCaattattttgatttaatATTACACCTGTGTGACTATGCTAGTGCGAGAAGGTACCTCCATGGTAAAATCAGTCTCAAAGATGTCAAAGTGATGCCGGTTGATCGAACACAGAGATATTTCATTAAGCAATGGGATGATAGATTTAGAGCCCAATATCCAATCGCATCTTCAGCAATAGTAGAGTCATGGGAAACATTCACATATCCTAGGGAAGTTTATCATACTATTTTACACGATAGGAAACTTTGGCCATTTGATAAAGATATTAGGATCATTCCATTTGAATGGCATATATTCCGTCCAACAAATGCcacaaatgaaaacatcagTACCTATCTAGAGTTTTATGATTTGAAATACGGTAATGGTAAATGTCCATGTTGGCGCCTATATCGTAGTTTGGTTGATAAGATTCAGCAGGAATCAACAATACATGCAAAGTTTGTTCATGCTTGGGCTAGAGATCGCCATCTAAGAGAATTGTGCAATGCTGCAATTTATTCCGATCTTTTCAATGATGCTGGATATGAACTAGGTGATCATCCTGAGGATCTTACATGGCCTTCTTCCGGTGAATATGATCTTCTAAACGGAAAGgtatttgatttctttttcaaaaagacAATGACTTGA
- a CDS encoding uncharacterized protein (PKUD0C00670), translating into MHRRLSIKDESVICGSRGFTVAKVGKRVDRRGGGGGCSSVLERVRAKELQRKVEAGVRRGDEGHEGDGGCLSRRVDEVKGRVEAILREERARGSVLSERKLLQRVVDSYDGGIEEELVKKAVDAVRWRGADGRRCAGIKDVKDTTNIKDINGSEDIKDGKDVKDTTNIKDINGSEDIKDGKDVKDINGSTGSIGR; encoded by the coding sequence ATGCATCGAAGACTCTCGATAAAGGACGAGAGTGTCATATGCGGGTCCAGAGGTTTTACCGTGGCGAAGGTGGGCAAACGCGTCGACCGGCGAGGAGGCGGTGGGGGTTGCAGCAGCGTGTTAGAGCGTGTGAGGGCGAAGGAGTTACAGAGGAAGGTCGAGGCAGGGGTCCGTAGGGGTGACGAAGGTCATGAAGGTGATGGCGGCTGTTTGTCTCGACGAGTCGATGAGGTGAAGGGACGAGTGGAGGCGATTCTGCGGGAGGAGCGTGCACGGGGAAGTGTACTAAGTGAGCGGAAGCTGTTGCAGCGGGTGGTGGACAGTTATGACGGCGGTATTGAGGAGGAGTTGGTGAAGAAGGCGGTGGATGCGGTGCGTTGGCGGGGGGCAGACGGGAGACGTTGTGCAGGTATTAAAGATGTTAAAGATACGACGAATATTAAAGATATCAACGGTAGTGAAGATATTAAAGATGGGAAAGATGTTAAAGATACGACGAATATTAAAGATATCAACGGTAGTGAAGATATTAAAGATGGGAAAGATGTTAAAGATATCAACGGTAGTACAGGTAGTATAGGAAGATAG